In a genomic window of Magnolia sinica isolate HGM2019 chromosome 16, MsV1, whole genome shotgun sequence:
- the LOC131228544 gene encoding uncharacterized protein LOC131228544, whose protein sequence is MASRPKRKLERDLQMVAIPLEPPTKTSALPPLPLTSTSAAGAESNALVEYKKGTGLKEDDEDLEVKLRRIIDHVPVRVSNTSGSSAGSGSGDFHQYRQMRRKEQDRLARMDVDYQKRKEIAEFSMRREERMKAAEERTAKKRLKRQKKKQRKKEKNQMTAQGEEKPKGESSNDEDSDDEEELK, encoded by the exons ATGGCGAGTCGACCCAAACGAAAGTTGGAGAGGGATTTGCAGATGGTAGCAATACCACTGGAGCCGCCTACGAAAACCAGTGCTCTCCCGCCGCTCCCGCTAACCTCTACTTCTGCTGCTGGGGCGGAATCCAACGCCCTGGTGGAGTACAAGAAAGGCACCGGTCTGAAGGAGGACGACGAAGACCTGGAGGTGAAGCTGCGTCGGATCATTGACCACGTCCCTGTCCGTGTCAGCAACACTTCCGGCAGCTCCGCCGGTTCCGGCTCTGGCGACTTCCACCAG TATCGGCAAATGCGACGGAAAGAGCAAGATCGGCTTGCGAGGATGGATGTAGACTAccagaaaagaaaagagattGCTGAGTTTTCTATGAGAAGGGAGGAAAGAATGAAAGCCGCGGAAGAACGGACTGCGAAGAAGAGATTGAAACGCCAGAAGAAGAAgcaaaggaagaaggagaagaaccaAATGACTGCTCAAGGGGAAGAGAAACCTAAAGGAGAGTCTTCCAATGACGAGGATTCCGATGATGAAGAAGAGTTGAAATAG